A single Nomia melanderi isolate GNS246 chromosome 13, iyNomMela1, whole genome shotgun sequence DNA region contains:
- the Rab32 gene encoding RAS oncogene family member Rab32 isoform X4: MGPAVVISVVRHSRSRLRKKERYESLQLEEYRWDKRNPYQHQMSSQNNAPNAGVGEKREHLYKILVIGELGAGKTSIIKRYVHQFFSQHYRATIGVDFALKVLNWDPHTIIRLQLWDIAGQERFGNMTRVYYKEAVGAFIVFDVTRSATLDAVVKWKQDLDSKVQLPDGSPIPCVLLANKCDQQREGLVNSPQKMDEYCKEKNFAGWFETSAKENINIEEAARFLVTKILQNDQLMKGNGSQYQTDGERFALNQSPTSTKKSCSC, from the exons ATGGGCCCAGCTGTGGTGATATCGGTCGTCAGACACTCGCGTTCTCGGTTGCGTAAAAAAGAACGTTACGAGTCGTTGCAGCTGGAGGAATATCGGTGGGACAAGCGGAACCCTTATCAgcatcaaatg TCGTCGCAGAACAATGCGCCGAATGCCGGAGTAGGCGAGAAACGCGAGCACTTGTACAAGATCCTGGTGATCGGCGAGCTGGGCGCGGGCAAAACCTCCATCATCAAAAGATACGTTCACCAGTTCTTCTCGCAGCACTACCGCGCGACGATCGGCGTCGATTTCGCGTTAAAAGTCTTGAACTGGGACCCGCACACCATCATCAGGCTGCAGCTATGGGACATCGCAG GTCAAGAAAGGTTCGGCAACATGACCAGAGTGTACTACAAAGAAGCAGTCGGAGCGTTCATAGTGTTCGACGTGACGCGGAGTGCTACGCTCGACGCGGTGGTGAAATGGAAACAGGACCTGGACTCGAAGGTGCAGCTACCCGACGGCTCGCCTATACCCTGTGTCCTGTTGGCCAACAAATGTGATCAGCAGAGAGAGGGGTTGGTCAACTCGCCCCAGAAAATGGACGAATATTGCAAGGAGAAGAACTTTGCAGGCTGGTTCGAAACATCTGCCAAGGAGAACATCAATATCGAGGAAGCAGCGAGATTCCTGGTCACCAAG ATACTGCAGAACGACCAGCTGATGAAAGGTAACGGATCGCAGTACCAGACCGACGGCGAGCGTTTCGCGTTGAACCAATCACCGACGAGCACCAAGAAGTCCTGCTCCTGCTGA
- the Rab32 gene encoding RAS oncogene family member Rab32 isoform X1, with protein sequence MGPAVVISVVRHSRSRLRKKERYESLQLEEYRWDKRNPYQHQMRVYLEEKHPIPKVLARTRCSIIRKALGIPFLIDKNHDVGSQRGAGAPHKTGPHGKAIEAQEGSQSTADGASAAAFEQQLPVPRSEHELERELQAAGLQQGEEETGRKRSPDAEEEDRKAGVGPASTLKKKKKSHSLVRKLSLNKFRLSAGEQETTRHTPEGGDSSRSQSQSSQESPSLSDSPSRIARKGHGPSGERARDEHLEKGDAGKPENLAEKPVTTVTVVQRKSPSLTIRSFPKNAAHDNQTQDKSEARCSSTLPYAISKWPDQKPSSESTVRKSRLSIKSESESGIHGKLSLSSSPHEVRRKLSLLEEKRAIFQRRLFDTSRDSDSGETVVAVDLDDEERRRSLEPKREETTKKRARHISVKKFDTFSTFEGTFDEETGVGYLAGIEEDYTESYDRQNDYPLPTTMGPMVGAADVAEKAKFASQDSTSSQNNAPNAGVGEKREHLYKILVIGELGAGKTSIIKRYVHQFFSQHYRATIGVDFALKVLNWDPHTIIRLQLWDIAGQERFGNMTRVYYKEAVGAFIVFDVTRSATLDAVVKWKQDLDSKVQLPDGSPIPCVLLANKCDQQREGLVNSPQKMDEYCKEKNFAGWFETSAKENINIEEAARFLVTKILQNDQLMKGNGSQYQTDGERFALNQSPTSTKKSCSC encoded by the exons ATGGGCCCAGCTGTGGTGATATCGGTCGTCAGACACTCGCGTTCTCGGTTGCGTAAAAAAGAACGTTACGAGTCGTTGCAGCTGGAGGAATATCGGTGGGACAAGCGGAACCCTTATCAgcatcaaatg AGAGTGTACTTGGAGGAAAAGCATCCGATACCAAAAGTATTAGCCCGTACACGGTGTAGTATTATAAGAAAAGCTCTCGGTATTCCGTTTCTAATCGATAAGAATCACGATGTTGGATCGCAACGTGGTGCTGGTGCTCCGCACAAGACAGGACCGCACGGAAAGGCGATTGAGGCACAGGAAGGAAGCCAATCCACCGCCGATGGAGCCTCCGCCGCAGCTTTTGAACAACAACTACCTGTACCTCGATCTGAACATGAACTTGAGCGAGAACTGCAAGCAGCAGGCCTACAGCAGGGCGAAGAAG AGACGGGCCGGAAGAGGAGCCCGGACGCGGAGGAGGAGGACCGTAAGGCCGGCGTGGGTCCGGCCTCGAccttgaagaagaagaagaagtcgcaTTCGCTGGTGCGCAAGCTGAGCCTGAACAAGTTCCGTTTGTCGGCCGGGGAGCAAGAGACGACTCGACACACGCCCGAGGGTGGCGACAGCAGCCGCTCCCAGAGCCAATCGTCGCAGGAGTCGCCTAGCCTGTCGGACAGCCCGTCCAGGATCGCGCGGAAGGGGCACGGGCCGAGCGGCGAGCGGGCACGTGACGAACACCTCGAGAAGGGGGACGCTGGGAAACCGGAGAACCTCGCGGAGAAACCGGTGACCACCGTCACCGTAGTGCAACGCAAGTCGCCGTCGCTGACCATCAGGAGCTTCCCGAAGAACGCCGCGCACG ATAACCAAACTCAGGACAAGTCGGAGGCGCGTTGCAGCTCGACGCTACCGTACGCCATCTCGAAATGGCCTGATCAGAAACCGTCGAGCGAATCGACTGTCAGAAAATCCCGATTGAGCATAAAATCCGAGTCGGAATCCGGCATACACGGCAAACTGTCCTTGTCTTCGTCGCCCCACGAGGTGCGCCGCAAACTCTCTCTGCTGGAAGAGAAGCGAGCCATCTTTCAGCGCCGGTTGTTCGACACCAGCCGAGATTCCGATTCCGGGGAAACCGTGGTCGCCGTTGATCTCGACGACGAAGAGAGGAGGAGGTCGTTGGAGCCTAAACGCGAAGAGACCACCAAGAAAAGGGCGAGACACATCAGCGTGAAGAAGTTCGACACGTTCTCCACGTTCGAGGGAACGTTCGACGAAGAGACCGGTGTCGGCTACCTGGCGGGCATCGAGGAGGATTACACCGAAAGCTACGACCGGCAGAACGACTATCCGCTTCCGACCACCATGGGGCCCATGGTGGGCGCCGCGGACGTCGCGGAGAAGGCCAAATTCGCCAGCCAGGACAGCACG TCGTCGCAGAACAATGCGCCGAATGCCGGAGTAGGCGAGAAACGCGAGCACTTGTACAAGATCCTGGTGATCGGCGAGCTGGGCGCGGGCAAAACCTCCATCATCAAAAGATACGTTCACCAGTTCTTCTCGCAGCACTACCGCGCGACGATCGGCGTCGATTTCGCGTTAAAAGTCTTGAACTGGGACCCGCACACCATCATCAGGCTGCAGCTATGGGACATCGCAG GTCAAGAAAGGTTCGGCAACATGACCAGAGTGTACTACAAAGAAGCAGTCGGAGCGTTCATAGTGTTCGACGTGACGCGGAGTGCTACGCTCGACGCGGTGGTGAAATGGAAACAGGACCTGGACTCGAAGGTGCAGCTACCCGACGGCTCGCCTATACCCTGTGTCCTGTTGGCCAACAAATGTGATCAGCAGAGAGAGGGGTTGGTCAACTCGCCCCAGAAAATGGACGAATATTGCAAGGAGAAGAACTTTGCAGGCTGGTTCGAAACATCTGCCAAGGAGAACATCAATATCGAGGAAGCAGCGAGATTCCTGGTCACCAAG ATACTGCAGAACGACCAGCTGATGAAAGGTAACGGATCGCAGTACCAGACCGACGGCGAGCGTTTCGCGTTGAACCAATCACCGACGAGCACCAAGAAGTCCTGCTCCTGCTGA
- the Rab32 gene encoding RAS oncogene family member Rab32 isoform X3 yields the protein MLDRNVVLVLRTRQDRTERRLRHRKEANPPPMEPPPQLLNNNYLYLDLNMNLSENCKQQAYSRAKKSSQNNAPNAGVGEKREHLYKILVIGELGAGKTSIIKRYVHQFFSQHYRATIGVDFALKVLNWDPHTIIRLQLWDIAGQERFGNMTRVYYKEAVGAFIVFDVTRSATLDAVVKWKQDLDSKVQLPDGSPIPCVLLANKCDQQREGLVNSPQKMDEYCKEKNFAGWFETSAKENINIEEAARFLVTKILQNDQLMKGNGSQYQTDGERFALNQSPTSTKKSCSC from the exons ATGTTGGATCGCAACGTGGTGCTGGTGCTCCGCACAAGACAGGACCGCACGGAAAGGCGATTGAGGCACAGGAAGGAAGCCAATCCACCGCCGATGGAGCCTCCGCCGCAGCTTTTGAACAACAACTACCTGTACCTCGATCTGAACATGAACTTGAGCGAGAACTGCAAGCAGCAGGCCTACAGCAGGGCGAAGAAG TCGTCGCAGAACAATGCGCCGAATGCCGGAGTAGGCGAGAAACGCGAGCACTTGTACAAGATCCTGGTGATCGGCGAGCTGGGCGCGGGCAAAACCTCCATCATCAAAAGATACGTTCACCAGTTCTTCTCGCAGCACTACCGCGCGACGATCGGCGTCGATTTCGCGTTAAAAGTCTTGAACTGGGACCCGCACACCATCATCAGGCTGCAGCTATGGGACATCGCAG GTCAAGAAAGGTTCGGCAACATGACCAGAGTGTACTACAAAGAAGCAGTCGGAGCGTTCATAGTGTTCGACGTGACGCGGAGTGCTACGCTCGACGCGGTGGTGAAATGGAAACAGGACCTGGACTCGAAGGTGCAGCTACCCGACGGCTCGCCTATACCCTGTGTCCTGTTGGCCAACAAATGTGATCAGCAGAGAGAGGGGTTGGTCAACTCGCCCCAGAAAATGGACGAATATTGCAAGGAGAAGAACTTTGCAGGCTGGTTCGAAACATCTGCCAAGGAGAACATCAATATCGAGGAAGCAGCGAGATTCCTGGTCACCAAG ATACTGCAGAACGACCAGCTGATGAAAGGTAACGGATCGCAGTACCAGACCGACGGCGAGCGTTTCGCGTTGAACCAATCACCGACGAGCACCAAGAAGTCCTGCTCCTGCTGA
- the Rab32 gene encoding RAS oncogene family member Rab32 isoform X2, with protein sequence MDRNESANEGGSSPDTVIGRSSSEEERNRHGATTSGEYVTVGESSSSLDTLTNAGTTVEDKKKGRFGALRNSFRKEGGLFKIKKKSRTGEDRERAEQPADADEKETGRKRSPDAEEEDRKAGVGPASTLKKKKKSHSLVRKLSLNKFRLSAGEQETTRHTPEGGDSSRSQSQSSQESPSLSDSPSRIARKGHGPSGERARDEHLEKGDAGKPENLAEKPVTTVTVVQRKSPSLTIRSFPKNAAHDNQTQDKSEARCSSTLPYAISKWPDQKPSSESTVRKSRLSIKSESESGIHGKLSLSSSPHEVRRKLSLLEEKRAIFQRRLFDTSRDSDSGETVVAVDLDDEERRRSLEPKREETTKKRARHISVKKFDTFSTFEGTFDEETGVGYLAGIEEDYTESYDRQNDYPLPTTMGPMVGAADVAEKAKFASQDSTSSQNNAPNAGVGEKREHLYKILVIGELGAGKTSIIKRYVHQFFSQHYRATIGVDFALKVLNWDPHTIIRLQLWDIAGQERFGNMTRVYYKEAVGAFIVFDVTRSATLDAVVKWKQDLDSKVQLPDGSPIPCVLLANKCDQQREGLVNSPQKMDEYCKEKNFAGWFETSAKENINIEEAARFLVTKILQNDQLMKGNGSQYQTDGERFALNQSPTSTKKSCSC encoded by the exons ATGGATCGCAACGAGAGCGCAAACGAGGGTGGCAGCTCGCCGGACACGGTGATCGGGCGTTCCTCGTCCGAAGAGGAACGTAACAGGCACGGAGCGACCACTTCCGGCGAGTACGTGACCGTAGGCGAGAGCAGCTCTAGTCTCGACACTCTGACCAACGCTGGGACCACGGTCGAGGACAAGAAGAAGGGACGATTCGGGGCGCTGAGGAACAGCTTCAGGAAGGAGGGAGGATTGTTCAAGATTAAGAAGAAGAGCAGGACCGGCGAGGACCGCGAGCGCGCGGAGCAGCCGGCGGATGCCGACGAGAAAG AGACGGGCCGGAAGAGGAGCCCGGACGCGGAGGAGGAGGACCGTAAGGCCGGCGTGGGTCCGGCCTCGAccttgaagaagaagaagaagtcgcaTTCGCTGGTGCGCAAGCTGAGCCTGAACAAGTTCCGTTTGTCGGCCGGGGAGCAAGAGACGACTCGACACACGCCCGAGGGTGGCGACAGCAGCCGCTCCCAGAGCCAATCGTCGCAGGAGTCGCCTAGCCTGTCGGACAGCCCGTCCAGGATCGCGCGGAAGGGGCACGGGCCGAGCGGCGAGCGGGCACGTGACGAACACCTCGAGAAGGGGGACGCTGGGAAACCGGAGAACCTCGCGGAGAAACCGGTGACCACCGTCACCGTAGTGCAACGCAAGTCGCCGTCGCTGACCATCAGGAGCTTCCCGAAGAACGCCGCGCACG ATAACCAAACTCAGGACAAGTCGGAGGCGCGTTGCAGCTCGACGCTACCGTACGCCATCTCGAAATGGCCTGATCAGAAACCGTCGAGCGAATCGACTGTCAGAAAATCCCGATTGAGCATAAAATCCGAGTCGGAATCCGGCATACACGGCAAACTGTCCTTGTCTTCGTCGCCCCACGAGGTGCGCCGCAAACTCTCTCTGCTGGAAGAGAAGCGAGCCATCTTTCAGCGCCGGTTGTTCGACACCAGCCGAGATTCCGATTCCGGGGAAACCGTGGTCGCCGTTGATCTCGACGACGAAGAGAGGAGGAGGTCGTTGGAGCCTAAACGCGAAGAGACCACCAAGAAAAGGGCGAGACACATCAGCGTGAAGAAGTTCGACACGTTCTCCACGTTCGAGGGAACGTTCGACGAAGAGACCGGTGTCGGCTACCTGGCGGGCATCGAGGAGGATTACACCGAAAGCTACGACCGGCAGAACGACTATCCGCTTCCGACCACCATGGGGCCCATGGTGGGCGCCGCGGACGTCGCGGAGAAGGCCAAATTCGCCAGCCAGGACAGCACG TCGTCGCAGAACAATGCGCCGAATGCCGGAGTAGGCGAGAAACGCGAGCACTTGTACAAGATCCTGGTGATCGGCGAGCTGGGCGCGGGCAAAACCTCCATCATCAAAAGATACGTTCACCAGTTCTTCTCGCAGCACTACCGCGCGACGATCGGCGTCGATTTCGCGTTAAAAGTCTTGAACTGGGACCCGCACACCATCATCAGGCTGCAGCTATGGGACATCGCAG GTCAAGAAAGGTTCGGCAACATGACCAGAGTGTACTACAAAGAAGCAGTCGGAGCGTTCATAGTGTTCGACGTGACGCGGAGTGCTACGCTCGACGCGGTGGTGAAATGGAAACAGGACCTGGACTCGAAGGTGCAGCTACCCGACGGCTCGCCTATACCCTGTGTCCTGTTGGCCAACAAATGTGATCAGCAGAGAGAGGGGTTGGTCAACTCGCCCCAGAAAATGGACGAATATTGCAAGGAGAAGAACTTTGCAGGCTGGTTCGAAACATCTGCCAAGGAGAACATCAATATCGAGGAAGCAGCGAGATTCCTGGTCACCAAG ATACTGCAGAACGACCAGCTGATGAAAGGTAACGGATCGCAGTACCAGACCGACGGCGAGCGTTTCGCGTTGAACCAATCACCGACGAGCACCAAGAAGTCCTGCTCCTGCTGA
- the Rab32 gene encoding RAS oncogene family member Rab32 isoform X5, protein MENERKFWKNFEMNFDKVFVCRKKWTWFRSSQNNAPNAGVGEKREHLYKILVIGELGAGKTSIIKRYVHQFFSQHYRATIGVDFALKVLNWDPHTIIRLQLWDIAGQERFGNMTRVYYKEAVGAFIVFDVTRSATLDAVVKWKQDLDSKVQLPDGSPIPCVLLANKCDQQREGLVNSPQKMDEYCKEKNFAGWFETSAKENINIEEAARFLVTKILQNDQLMKGNGSQYQTDGERFALNQSPTSTKKSCSC, encoded by the exons ATGGAGAACGAGAGAAAATTCTGGAAAAACTTCGAAATGAATTTCGACAAGGTGTTCGTCTGCCGAAAAAAGTGGACGTGGTTCAGG TCGTCGCAGAACAATGCGCCGAATGCCGGAGTAGGCGAGAAACGCGAGCACTTGTACAAGATCCTGGTGATCGGCGAGCTGGGCGCGGGCAAAACCTCCATCATCAAAAGATACGTTCACCAGTTCTTCTCGCAGCACTACCGCGCGACGATCGGCGTCGATTTCGCGTTAAAAGTCTTGAACTGGGACCCGCACACCATCATCAGGCTGCAGCTATGGGACATCGCAG GTCAAGAAAGGTTCGGCAACATGACCAGAGTGTACTACAAAGAAGCAGTCGGAGCGTTCATAGTGTTCGACGTGACGCGGAGTGCTACGCTCGACGCGGTGGTGAAATGGAAACAGGACCTGGACTCGAAGGTGCAGCTACCCGACGGCTCGCCTATACCCTGTGTCCTGTTGGCCAACAAATGTGATCAGCAGAGAGAGGGGTTGGTCAACTCGCCCCAGAAAATGGACGAATATTGCAAGGAGAAGAACTTTGCAGGCTGGTTCGAAACATCTGCCAAGGAGAACATCAATATCGAGGAAGCAGCGAGATTCCTGGTCACCAAG ATACTGCAGAACGACCAGCTGATGAAAGGTAACGGATCGCAGTACCAGACCGACGGCGAGCGTTTCGCGTTGAACCAATCACCGACGAGCACCAAGAAGTCCTGCTCCTGCTGA